The genomic segment CTTTGGCCTGAAATAGGCTAACGTCGTCCACAGTGTCAGCCTTCGTCAACACGATCACCGCTTTGCTTCCTGCCTGGTTGGCCATGATCAGGTAACGTTCTAGCCGGTCAGTATTGAAGTCGGCGTTGCACGACGTCACGATCAACAGTGTATCGACGTTGGCAGCAACAAGTTGTTGGCCACGTCCGACTTCCGGGCGTCGCCGAAACACGGTTTTTCGCTCGAGCCTAGTGACAAGCATGTCGGACCGGGGATCGGAAAAACACCGAATACAAAATCACGTCTCTCGAATAGTGGCTGCCCTTGAAATCGACCATGACCGAGAACTCAACCCGCCGGTGCATCTTCACCCCGGGTCTATGCCATCATAAATCAGGTTGCAAATGACCGGAAAAATTTGCGACGAAACCCTTTGCTGTCCGGCTGAAGAAGATAACGGCATCGGAAACCCAAAGCGTGGCAAGCTTACCGGTGGCTCGTCGCCCTGAAATCCGTCGGACTTGCGCCCATCAGTTGACGAAACTGAGTCGAAAAGTGAAACGCCGAATGAAAACCGAGAATACCGGCGATCTCCTTGATCGATTTGTCGGTGTTTACTAAAAAATCTCCAGCCCGCTGAATGCGCACGGTCATTTGATATTGCTTGGCCGACATGCCGGTCTGCTCCCGGAACAGGCGCCGGAAGTAGGGATAGCTGACGCCTAGCTCCTCGGCGAGTTGCTCGACAGAAAGCGCATGGCCGCAACGCTCCATCAAGGTCATACGCGCGCGATCGACAAGCCTGCCTGATGCGTTGCTGCTGATGTCGGTGGGCCGGCATAAGAGAGCAAGCAGTTGGAGGCCTAAGGTCGAAATCAGCGGCTGATTGCGCAAGGTATCGTCCTGCGCCAGCGCGTGGATCGAGGCGAAAACATCGGAAACTTCCGCGCTGCTCTGATGAACTGGCCGCTCCGGTTGCAGCAGGCCTGCATCGCAGGCAAAGTCGAAAGCACTTCCCCGACATTCGATCCAGTGCTCGACCCACCCCGTGCGACGATCGGGGGCAAACCGGTGCCATACCCCTGGAAAGAGCAGGAAAATCGAGCCTCCGGCGATCGTGACCTGTCGACGTTCATGCCCAAATTCCAACCGTCCGCTTCCGGCGCTAATGCGCACCACCTGGTAGGCGTTCAGGATACGGCCGCGCGACCAACTGAAATGATGATCGTCCGGATGACGGCTCGGTGGGTAGTCGGAATGGGGCGCGATTTCTGTATAGCCGGTAGAAACGGCCGTGCATCCCCAGGCGGCGCAAAGACGATTGTCTGGCATGTAAACGAAATAGTTCTGCATGTTCCTTGCTGCGCCTGAGGATCATATTTTGTATGCAAAAGATCATTTTTGCGGAATATGCTGTCGTGTCAACGAGAATGCTTGGTGTTAACGTCAATAGGTAAGGTCAGTTTTCGGATGACCTGAACATCTGCGCTGAGATCATCAGCGCTGCCGTTGCCAGGGAGGGCAGGGGCCGGGAGGAGAGAGACATGAAACATCAAGCCAGACTGCTGGTGGTGGCCGCTTGCCTTGCGGCTTCTGCTGCCTATGCCGAGGATTTCCACGGGTTCGATCCGCTAAAATTCGGCGGCAACATGCTGTCGGCCGATAATCTGAAGGCGATGGCGGCAGATGCCGCCAAAATCACCCCGCCGAAAAACGGCAAGACCTACAGCATCGGTTTTGCCAATCTGCAGCGCGATATTTCCTTCGGCGTACTTGTCGAAAAAGGCATTCAGCAGAATGCGGATGCCGCAGGCGTCGAACTCCTGATCGCGGATAACCGTCTCGACGGGCCGACGGCGCTGGCCAATGCCAAATCGTTTGCCGAGCGCAAGGTTGACTACGTCATCGAATTCCAGACCGATGCCAATTTCGGCCAGACCGTAATGGACGTCTTCAAAGCGGACGGCACGAAGGTGACGGCAATCGACATTCCGATGCCGGGCGCGAGCTTCTTTGGCGTCAACAATCCGAAGTCCGGGTTTATGGGCGGGTCCTATCTGGCAACGGCGGCGCAGAAGAAATTTGGCGTCGATGCCGTCAAGACCGGCTATCTGGTCATCGGCGCCCTGCCGCAATCGGGCGTCATCCCGCGCATGCGCACGGAAGGCCAGCGGGCCGGTTTCCTGGCGCTGACCAAGGACTTCCCGGCCGATCACATCATCGAAATCGATACCAAGAACACGCTGCAGGAATCCTTTGCGCAGATGAACAACGTCATCGGCCGCATTCCGCCGGGCGTGCCAATTCTGCTCATCGCCATCAATGACCAAGCGACGATGGGGATGCTGCAGGCCGTGCGGGCTGCGGGCCGCGCCGATCAGGCGATTGCGGTCGGCAACGGGGCAGACGAGGCCGAGGCGCTTGCCACCGATCCGAACCTGGTTGCCGCTACCGGTTCGTTCCCCGGCAGCTACGGAAACTACCTGATCCCGATCGCGCTCTCGGCCCTTGCCGGAAAACCCGTCCCGGAG from the Rhizobium sp. NZLR1 genome contains:
- a CDS encoding AraC family transcriptional regulator translates to MQNYFVYMPDNRLCAAWGCTAVSTGYTEIAPHSDYPPSRHPDDHHFSWSRGRILNAYQVVRISAGSGRLEFGHERRQVTIAGGSIFLLFPGVWHRFAPDRRTGWVEHWIECRGSAFDFACDAGLLQPERPVHQSSAEVSDVFASIHALAQDDTLRNQPLISTLGLQLLALLCRPTDISSNASGRLVDRARMTLMERCGHALSVEQLAEELGVSYPYFRRLFREQTGMSAKQYQMTVRIQRAGDFLVNTDKSIKEIAGILGFHSAFHFSTQFRQLMGASPTDFRATSHR
- a CDS encoding substrate-binding domain-containing protein, whose product is MKHQARLLVVAACLAASAAYAEDFHGFDPLKFGGNMLSADNLKAMAADAAKITPPKNGKTYSIGFANLQRDISFGVLVEKGIQQNADAAGVELLIADNRLDGPTALANAKSFAERKVDYVIEFQTDANFGQTVMDVFKADGTKVTAIDIPMPGASFFGVNNPKSGFMGGSYLATAAQKKFGVDAVKTGYLVIGALPQSGVIPRMRTEGQRAGFLALTKDFPADHIIEIDTKNTLQESFAQMNNVIGRIPPGVPILLIAINDQATMGMLQAVRAAGRADQAIAVGNGADEAEALATDPNLVAATGSFPGSYGNYLIPIALSALAGKPVPEATFVTHQMVTKSNICQFYKEFQCVGEADAYVFPETEFASYLADLKKQDWLKGYEAILPQQ